One window of the Spea bombifrons isolate aSpeBom1 chromosome 8, aSpeBom1.2.pri, whole genome shotgun sequence genome contains the following:
- the TBCB gene encoding tubulin-folding cofactor B, whose translation MSSVTIMSAPVVSVRISSSLNTFTAEKRLDRGLTLAELKCKLELVVGSPASCMDLQLYSADNTFLQNLDQDDALLGSYPVDDGCRIHVIDKSGARIGEFEDLSRVEKFEISKEAYEKRTDSVRSFLKKNKLGKFNAEEAAQAKAENERKLEEERVAAESVTSGARCEVRVPGQPTKRGTVMYVGLADFKPGYWVGVKYDEPLGKNDGSVEGKSYFTCLPKYGAFVKPQHVSVGDYPEEDYGLEDEM comes from the exons ATGAGCTCCGTTACCATCATGTCGGCCCCGGTCGTATCTGTCCGGATTAGCAGTAGCCTTAACACCTTCACTGCCGAAAAGAGGTTGGACCGGGGCCTCACTCTGGCCGAGCTAAAG TGTAAGCTGGAGCTAGTGGTGGGGTCCCCGGCGTCATGTATGGACCTCCAGCTGTACAGTGCAGACAATACATTCCTTCAGAACCTGGACCAGGATGATGCATTGCTTGGGTCCTACCCTGTGGACGACGGCTGCAGGATCCAC GTGATAGATAAGAGTGGCGCGAGGATTGGGGAGTTCGAGGACCTCTCCAGGGTGGAAAAATTTGAGATTTCAAAGGAAGCCTATGAGAAAAGAACAG ACTCCGTACGCTCCTTTCTAAAGAAGAACAAGCTGGGGAAGTTCAACGCAGAAGAGGCAGCTCAGGCCAAAGCAGAAAACGAACGCAAGCTGGAGGAAGAGAGGGTGGCAGCCGAATCCGTTACGTCAGGAGCGCGGTGCGAGGTGCGGGTGCCCGGCCAGCCGACTAAAAGGGGGACTGTCATGTATGTGG GTTTAGCCGACTTTAAACCAGGATACTGGGTTGGTGTAAAATATGATGAACCTCTTGGAAAAAATGATGGAAG TGTTGAGGGGAAATCCTACTTCACATGTTTGCCAAAATACGGTGCGTTTGTCAAACCGCAGCACGTGTCGGTCGGAGACTACCCGGAGGAAGATTACGGCTTGGAGGATGAGATGTGA
- the LOC128503998 gene encoding NTPase KAP family P-loop domain-containing protein 1-like encodes MVCPDFETKDDVYCFSLAKALYYVSCPVTVGFYAPWGRRKDILLNKVEAYLCAETWKKEQSEVQRNGQRTRKTTGKDLFTLLFLMVFHHPVITEKHKQRKNIRYVFIRFSAWEFAGSDQLWAGLVTTLCDGIEGCFGLVPISLYRVVGRKTKIIDAPLQQEWISKKFLCIPLWLATLLVIILGIGVGALILIFGFPVGNISGDLLSVAEGVGATVVGVSAAGAIRVGILLLKNAIITQKGKVEQKMNRTDMSSQLGFMSDVKREVKVITRYIQLMEVFQRQKIRVVLEITNLDKCMPDKVIGVLNAMNILLSDPKAPFISILAVDPSIIVDCVESSQQLKGMANNGYQFLNRIITLPFSIPKMDCHTKIFILRYILEGKEELAGEMDDGDMALQVEETQNDTEQLLLRHRQLGKNECRMNDVPLRIISSEDLNQSNSSLSEKGPKTKALIEEAFTYLFDDTMKEYITDNVIHIRRAVNTIIITIRLMVRSVPRNKINPQKVTKWVILVTQWPCRLSWVLQCIEDEQQRRSLEGLKCQSRSYSNVSLWDVFEKSLEELDAIKANLKHLLELDGDPEIFHQLLQDNFTVQDVNFFLPYTVNLDYSIKRQLELLRGSNNLWEAKKTNRLTMLSLLNMNIDEVCKEMKKLGFKEENLEEYLQKIKSHNLNGRALVYSDNNEIKEVLGMGLGDWTLFSVYFLGVLPPPVVAPTTAPAYSKPEAPKLGAGSKENILKQSRLSLYISKEDLQ; translated from the exons ATGGTGTGTCCAG ATTTCGAGACGAAGGATGATGTGTACTGCTTCTCACTGGCCAAAGCGCTCTACTACGTTTCATGCCCGGTGACGGTTGGATTTTATGCGCCATGGGGGAGACGGAAAGACATTCTGCTCAACAAGGTGGAAG CATACCTGTGTGCAGAAACATGGAAGAAGGAGCAGAGCGAAGTGCAGAGAAATGGACAGAGAACAAGAAAGACCACCGGGAAGGACCTTTTCACGCTCCTCTTCCTTATGGTTTTCCACCACCCGGTCATCACAGAAAAACACAAGCAGCGGAAAAACATACGTTATGTCTTCATCAGGTTCAGCGCATGGGAATTCGCAGGTAGTGACCAACTCTGGGCAGGACTGGTCACTACCCTGTGTGACGGTATAGAGGGTTGCTTTGGACTCGTACCCATCAGCCTCTACCGAGTGGTAGGTCGGAAAACCAAAATTATTGATGCGCCCCTCCAGCAGGAATGGATCAGCAAAAAATTTTTATGTATCCCTTTGTGGTTGGCTACATTATTGGTGATTATATTGGGAATCGGTGTCGGTGCCTTGATTCTGATTTTCGGTTTTCCAGTTGGAAACATTTCTGGTGACCTCTTATCAGTAGCCGAAGGTGTCGGAGCAACCGTGGTCGGAGTTTCGGCAGCCGGGGCAATTAGAGTGGGTATTTTGTtgctaaaaaatgcaattatcaCCCAAAAAGGCAAAGTGGAACAAAAGATGAATAGAACAGACATGAGCTCTCAACTGGGTTTCATGAGCGATGTCAAGAGGGAGGTTAAGGTGATCACACGTTACATCCAACTAATGGAGGTATTCCAAAGACAAAAGATCAGAGTGGTCCTGGAGATCACTAACCTCGATAAATGCATGCCAGACAAAGTGATAGGCGTCTTAAATGCTATGAACATTCTCCTATCTGACCCCAAAGCTCCATTTATCTCTATCCTAGCTGTGGACCCCAGCATCATTGTAGACTGCGTGGAGAGCTCACAGCAGCTGAAAGGCATGGCTAATAATGGTTATCAGTTCCTAAATCGCATTATTACCCTGCCCTTTTCCATCCCTAAAATGGACTGTCACACCAAAATATTCATATTGAGATACATTCTAGAGGGCAAGGAGGAGCTAGCCGGTGAAATGGACGATGGAGACATGGCATTACAAGTTGAAGAGACACAGAATGACACAGAACAGCTCTTGCTACGGCACCGGCAACTTGGTAAAAATGAATGTCGGATGAATGATGTTCCCTTGAGGATTATTAGCTCCGAGGATCTAAATCAGTCCAACAGCTCGCTGTCAGAGAAAGGTCCCAAGACCAAAGCTTTGATTGAAGAAGCCTTCACATATCTATTTGATGACACCATGAAGGAATATATCACAGATAATGTTATCCATATTCGGAGGGCTGTGAATACCATCATCATTACTATCAGGCTGATGGTAAGGAGCGTTCCAAGAAACAAGATAAATCCACAGAAGGTGACGAAGTGGGTAATTCTGGTCACCCAGTGGCCCTGCCGACTCAGTTGGGTTCTGCAATGTATAGAAGATGAACAACAGAGAAGGAGCCTTGAAGGTTTGAAATGCCAGTCTCGCTCATACTCCAATGTTTCATTGTGGGATGTCTTTGAGAAGTCCTTAGAAGAGTTAGATGCTATCAAGGCAAACCTGAAGCACCTCCTGGAGCTAGATGGAGACCCAGAGATCTTCCACCAACTGCTTCAAGATAACTTCACGGTGCAAGATGTCAACTTCTTTCTACCATATACAGTTAATTTGGACTATTCAATAAAAAGACAGCTGGAGCTTTTGCGAGGCAGTAATAACCTATGGGAGGCCAAGAAGACCAACAGACTGACAATGCTTTCCTTGCTTAACATGAACATAGACGAGGTCTGCAAAGAG ATGAAAAAACTTGGTTTCAAAGAGGAGAACCTTGAAGAGTATCTGCAGAAGATAAAATCACACAATCTGAATGGGAGAGCCCTTGTCTACAGTGATAACAATGAGATAAAGGAGGTCTTGGGCATGGGCTTGGGAGACTGGACACTTTTTAGTGTTTACTTTCTAGGCGTCCTACCTCCTCCCGTAGTAGCCCCTACCACCGCACCAGCATATAGCAAGCCGGAAGCTCCCAAACTAGGAGCGGGGTCCAAAGAGAACATCCTGAAACAGAGCAGACTTTCACTTTATATTTCAAAAGAGGACCTTcaataa
- the LOC128502770 gene encoding sphingolipid delta(4)-desaturase/C4-monooxygenase DES2-like: MGNKVVRGNFEWVYTDQPHSDRRKEILAKYPEIKNLMGPDPQLKWIVSLMVVVQIISCFLVRDLPWKWLFFCSYVFGGVINHSLTLAIHDISHNVAFGTKCARWNRFFGMFANLPIAMPYSTSFKKYHIDHHRYLGGDGLDVDIPTDFEGRFFCTPLRKVLWIVLQPLLYVLRPLYVNPKPITHLEVINALVQFSFDLAIYSLWGLKPVVYLLAGSILSMGFHPISGHFIAEHYMFSKGYETYSYYGPLNMLTFNVGYHMEHHDFPSIPGSKLPLVRKIAAEYYDTLPYHTSWGRVLWDFIFCKNLGPFSRVKRECELAKMN; encoded by the exons ATGGGTAATAAAGTTGTAAGGGGTAACTTTGAGTGGGTTTATACTGACCAACCCCATTCGGACCGGAGGAAAGAGATATTGG CAAAATACCCTGAGATAAAGAACTTGATGGGACCCGACCCACAACTCAAGTGGATTGTCTCGCTCATGGTTGTTGTCCAGATTATATCCTGCTTTCTTGTCCGTGACCTGCCTTGGAAGTGGCTTTTCTTCTGCTCCTATGTTTTTGGGGGAGTGATCAACCATTCACTGACTCTTGCAATCCATGACATTTCTCATAATGTTGCATTTGGCACCAAGTGCGCACGGTGGAACCGCTTTTTTGGGATGTTTGCTAACCTTCCCATAGCAATGCCGTACTCTACGTCATTCAAAAAGTACCATATTGACCATCATCGGTACCTTGGTGGAGATGGATTGGATGTGGACATTCCTACAGACTTTGAAGGAAGGTTTTTCTGCACTCCGCTACGCAAGGTTCTGTGGATCGTCCTTCAACCACTTCTTTATGTCCTGCGTCCACTTTATGTTAATCCAAAGCCTATCACCCATCTTGAGGTGATCAATGCCTTAGTTCAGTTTTCCTTTGACCTGGCCATTTACTCTTTGTGGGGCTTGAAACCTGTGGTCTACCTGCTGGCCGGGTCCATCTTGTCTATGGGCTTCCATCCAATTTCAGGGCACTTCATAGCTGAGCACTACATGTTTTCGAAGGGTTATGAAACCTACTCCTACTATGGACCATTGAACATGTTAACTTTCAATGTTGGTTACCACATGGAACATCACGACTTTCCAAGCATACCAGGCAGCAAGCTTCCTTTG GTGCGTAAGATTGCAGCGGAATACTACGACACCCTCCCGTACCACACATCATGGGGACGCGTGCTTTGGGATTTCATATTCTGCAAGAACCTGGGACCTTTCTCTCGGGTGAAGAGGGAGTGCGAACTTGCAAAGatgaactaa